A genomic segment from Malus domestica chromosome 05, GDT2T_hap1 encodes:
- the LOC114825166 gene encoding berberine bridge enzyme-like 4, protein MKYNCNHTMKTIQSRIAVLISILSVFSLILPRATADLILSDFLRCLPKQSQPTYQIFEAIYTRDNTSFQSVLQHYIRNRRFSTPTTPKPLAIVTAKHESHVQATVICANQHGLQIRIRSGGHDYEGLSYVSDVPFVILDLLNLRAIDIKVADKSAWVQAGATIGELYYEIANKSKVHGFPAGACLSLGTGGHFSGGGYGYLMRKYGLTVDNIEDAKLVNVNGTILDRKSMGEDLFWAIRGGGGASFGVILSWKIKLVPVPAKVTVFNIQRTLEQGATDVIYKWQYIAPKLPKDIFIRAMPQVKNTTNGTKTVEVSFIGHFLGQTANLLQLLNARFPELGLQKNDCFEMSWLESTIFWADFPVGTPIDVLLDRPNGPAVFFKVKSDYVKEPIPKQGIESIWKIILKIEKVWMQWNPYGGRMSEISESETPFPHRAGNLFLIQYWTFWGEEGAETTKKYVGLSRKLYEGTTPFVSKSPRETFQNYRDIDIGANLDNRTNFETAKVYGSKYFKGNFERLVSVKTAVDPQNFFKHEQSIPPL, encoded by the coding sequence atgaaGTACAATTGCAACCATACAATGAAGACTATACAAAGCCGTATTGCAGTACTAATCTCCATCCTCTCAGTCTTTTCCCTTATACTACCGCGGGCAACTGCAGATCTAATTCTCTCTGACTTCCTCCGATGCCTTCCAAAGCAATCTCAGCCCACCTATCAAATCTTTGAAGCCATTTACACCCGAGACAACACCTCATTTCAATCTGTTTTGCAGCACTACATTAGAAACAGAAGATTTTCTACCCCCACAACACCAAAGCCTTTGGCTATTGTAACTGCCAAGCACGAATCACACGTGCAAGCAACTGTTATTTGTGCAAATCAACATGGGTTGCAGATTAGAATCAGAAGTGGTGGGCATGACTATGAGGGCCTATCATATGTATCGGATGTTCCCTTTGTCATTCTTGACCTACTCAATCTTCGAGCCATTGATATTAAAGTCGCAGATAAGAGCGCTTGGGTTCAGGCTGGGGCAACTATTGGTGAACTGTACTATGAAATTGCCAATAAAAGTAAGGTTCATGGGTTTCCTGCGGGAGCTTGCCTAAGTCTTGGTACCGGTGGCCACTTTAGTGGTGGCGGGTACGGGTACTTGATGAGAAAATATGGGCTTACAGTGGATAATATTGAAGATGCGAAACTAGTTAATGTGAACGGGACAATTCTTGATAGAAAGTCCATGGGAGAAGATCTTTTTTGGGccattagaggaggaggtggagcgAGCTTTGGAGTCATTCTGTCGTGGAAGATCAAGTTGGTTCCAGTTCCAGCCAAAGTGACAGTGTTCAATATTCAAAGGACTTTAGAGCAAGGTGCTACGGATGTTATTTACAAGTGGCAATACATAGCTCCCAAGTTGCCCAAAGACATCTTCATCAGAGCAATGCCGCAAGTGAAGAATACTACTAATGGAACGAAGACTGTGGAAGTGTCTTTTATTGGTCACTTTTTGGGACAAACTGCCAATCTTCTTCAATTGCTGAATGCAAGGTTCCCAGAATTGGGTTTACAAAAGAATGATTGTTTTGAAATGAGTTGGCTTGAATCGACTATATTCTGGGCTGACTTCCCAGTTGGAACCCCCATAGACGTTTTACTTGACAGGCCAAATGGGCCAGCAGTGTTCTTCAAAGTCAAGTCTGACTATGTGAAAGAACCAATTCCAAAACAAGGAATAGAATCCATATGGAAGATTATACTTAAGATAGAGAAAGTGTGGATGCAATGGAACCCTTACGGTGGAAGAATGAGTGAGATTTCTGAGTCGGAAACACCATTCCCTCACAGAGCTGGAAACCTATTTTTGATTCAGTACTGGACGTTTTGGGGGGAAGAAGGAGCTGAGACTACCAAGAAGTACGTGGGCTTATCAAGAAAGTTGTATGAAGGAACTACTCCTTTTGTTTCCAAGAGCCCAAGGGAGACCTTCCAAAATTACAGGGATATTGATATTGGCGCCAATCTGGATAATCGGACAAATTTTGAAACTGCTAAAGTTTACGGAAGCAAGTATTTCAAGGGAAATTTTGAAAGATTGGTAAGTGTAAAAACTGCGGTTGATCCCCAAAATTTCTTCAAGCATGAGCAAAGCATCCCACCTCTTTAG